A DNA window from Candidatus Cloacimonadota bacterium contains the following coding sequences:
- a CDS encoding hemolysin family protein produces the protein MILNIIFLIILIILSAFFSSSETALFSLSRLYRKKLENSTNISKRCITKLLKNPRQLLITILLGNTIVNVSFASLSAIIALKVSEGFNLISVSVAIIIEIALATIIVLIFGEIVPKVYAIQYAEKYSSLIAFPISFFKIILFPIVKILEWLAYIFTLGGKSALIDSEIKVTTEDIKNIVYDSSSDVVDMPKDEREMLNSAFEFSDTRVKEVMTPRIDITAVEIESGIEKLINTIKKSGFSRIPIYRGNIDNVIGMVYSKDIILNHENRKRVKDLMRNCYFIPENMKISYLLSYFRKNRVHLSVVVDEYGGTSGIVTLEDVLEEIVGEILDETDVEKIEIKKISKDEYLLDGS, from the coding sequence ATGATATTAAATATTATCTTTCTTATTATTTTAATAATACTTTCTGCCTTTTTCTCCTCTTCAGAGACTGCTCTATTTTCACTTTCCAGACTGTATCGTAAAAAGCTGGAGAATTCAACTAATATAAGCAAAAGATGCATTACAAAATTACTCAAGAATCCCAGGCAGTTATTGATTACAATTCTTCTTGGGAATACGATTGTAAATGTGAGTTTTGCATCTTTATCTGCAATTATAGCACTTAAAGTTAGTGAAGGGTTTAATTTAATTTCAGTATCAGTTGCAATAATCATTGAAATTGCTTTAGCTACAATCATTGTTCTTATTTTCGGTGAAATTGTACCCAAAGTTTATGCTATTCAATATGCTGAAAAATATTCATCCTTAATTGCTTTTCCCATTAGTTTTTTTAAAATAATACTCTTCCCAATTGTAAAGATATTAGAATGGCTGGCTTATATCTTTACTCTTGGCGGAAAGTCAGCTCTCATTGACTCGGAAATAAAAGTTACAACTGAAGACATAAAAAATATCGTGTATGATTCATCGTCTGATGTTGTTGATATGCCGAAAGATGAAAGAGAAATGCTCAATAGTGCTTTTGAATTCTCTGATACAAGAGTAAAAGAAGTAATGACTCCACGAATTGACATAACAGCAGTTGAAATTGAAAGCGGAATTGAAAAATTGATAAATACAATAAAAAAATCTGGTTTCTCAAGAATACCAATATACAGAGGAAATATTGATAATGTAATCGGAATGGTCTATAGTAAGGATATTATCCTGAACCATGAAAATAGAAAAAGAGTAAAGGATTTGATGAGAAATTGCTATTTTATTCCAGAAAATATGAAGATTAGCTATTTGCTTAGTTATTTTCGTAAGAATAGAGTGCATCTATCTGTTGTTGTTGATGAATATGGAGGCACATCAGGAATCGTCACTTTGGAAGATGTGCTTGAAGAGATAGTTGGCGAGATTCTGGATGAGACTGATGTTGAAAAGATTGAGATAAAGAAAATCAGCAAAGACGAGTATCTCCTGGATGGTTC